From a single uncultured Flavobacterium sp. genomic region:
- a CDS encoding FAD-dependent oxidoreductase translates to MKKVSIIGGGIIGLCSAYYLAKEGYEVTIFDQSAMDDGCSYGNAGMIVPSHIIPLAQPGMIAQGMKWMFDSQSPFYVKPRLDTDLIKWGLQFYRHANAKHVEKAMPALRDLSLLSKELYQDFAKNNNSFFYEEKGLLMLYKTEKVGHEMFLEGREAEKLGLKVDYLSAAAVAKLEKGTKTDVQGGIHYTGDAHLYPQKFMQFIKQELEQLKVEIHPATMVQDFVFEKNKITKIVTSKGTFATDEVVLAAGSWSPLLAKKTGISISILPGKGYSFTLKDKSHKPSIPSILCEGKVAVTPMNTDIRFGGTMEITHTSDTKINKNRLQGIVNSINEFYPEMKIAMPEEQDTWFGFRPCTPSGMPIISRAEKVVNLTFATGHAMMGLSLAPATGKVITEIISGKTTSVDTKMFQI, encoded by the coding sequence ATGAAAAAAGTAAGTATAATTGGAGGAGGAATAATTGGTCTGTGTTCAGCCTATTATCTTGCTAAAGAAGGATATGAGGTGACTATTTTTGATCAATCTGCGATGGACGATGGTTGCTCCTATGGAAACGCAGGAATGATAGTTCCATCGCATATAATTCCGTTGGCACAACCCGGCATGATTGCTCAGGGAATGAAATGGATGTTTGATAGTCAAAGTCCATTTTATGTAAAACCAAGATTAGATACTGATTTAATCAAATGGGGATTACAATTCTACAGACATGCAAATGCAAAACACGTAGAAAAAGCAATGCCTGCATTACGGGATTTATCTTTGTTGAGTAAAGAGTTGTATCAGGATTTTGCTAAGAATAACAATTCTTTTTTCTATGAAGAAAAAGGACTTTTGATGTTATACAAAACAGAAAAAGTGGGTCACGAAATGTTTCTTGAAGGAAGGGAAGCTGAAAAATTAGGGTTGAAAGTTGATTATCTTTCGGCAGCAGCCGTTGCAAAATTAGAGAAAGGTACAAAAACAGATGTTCAGGGAGGTATTCATTATACTGGAGATGCACATTTATATCCTCAAAAATTTATGCAATTTATAAAGCAGGAATTAGAGCAATTAAAGGTCGAAATACATCCGGCGACAATGGTACAGGATTTTGTTTTTGAAAAAAATAAAATCACAAAAATCGTAACCAGCAAAGGTACATTTGCAACAGACGAAGTAGTTTTGGCAGCAGGTTCGTGGAGTCCTTTACTGGCGAAAAAAACAGGAATTTCGATTTCAATTTTACCAGGAAAAGGGTATAGTTTTACCTTAAAAGATAAAAGTCACAAACCTTCAATTCCGTCTATTTTATGTGAAGGAAAAGTCGCAGTAACCCCTATGAATACGGATATCCGTTTTGGAGGTACTATGGAAATCACACATACGAGCGACACTAAAATCAATAAAAACAGACTACAGGGAATTGTAAATAGTATAAACGAGTTTTATCCGGAAATGAAAATTGCAATGCCCGAAGAACAAGATACATGGTTTGGATTCAGGCCTTGTACACCTTCCGGAATGCCAATTATTTCGCGAGCAGAAAAAGTTGTAAATTTGACTTTCGCGACCGGACATGCCATGATGGGTTTAAGTCTTGCGCCGGCGACAGGAAAAGTAATTACTGAAATTATTTCAGGTAAAACGACTTCTGTTGACACTAAAATGTTTCAAATATAA
- a CDS encoding Xaa-Pro aminopeptidase, producing MRYDSIPVSLFENNRKRFVEKMQNNSLAILTSNDVMPNNADDVMGFAQNNDLFYLSGIEQDETILVLYPDAFKEENRVILFVKEVSEQTLIWEGDFLTKEKVSAISGIKNVKWIHEFEKTIQLFAFEADAIYLGHNEHIKRVTSEMNTRQDRMIQWCKQKYPLHQYERVAKITRDLRPIKSDEEIDLIRKAISISVKGFKGLLKAVKPEVKEYELEAELAYQYIKNGGNRHAFKPIIASGKNACALHYNTNDSVCRDGEMILVDFGVCYANYNSDTTRCLPVNGKFSARQKEVYESVLYCLKEGSKFLKPGVLSKDYELQMASLIEAELVKLKLITLEEIASQDPQNPAYKKYFMHGTAHFLGLDVHDVGLYSKPFEKGMILTCEPGIYIREEGIGCRLENDYLLTEDGNINLSEELPIEITEIESLINTK from the coding sequence ATGAGATACGATTCAATTCCAGTTTCTTTGTTTGAGAATAACCGAAAAAGGTTTGTCGAAAAGATGCAAAACAATAGTTTGGCAATTTTAACATCAAATGATGTAATGCCTAATAACGCTGACGACGTAATGGGTTTTGCGCAAAACAATGATTTGTTTTATTTGTCAGGAATTGAGCAGGACGAAACAATTTTAGTACTTTATCCTGATGCTTTTAAAGAAGAAAACAGAGTCATTTTATTTGTAAAAGAAGTTAGTGAACAAACTTTAATTTGGGAAGGAGATTTTTTGACCAAAGAAAAAGTTTCGGCTATTTCGGGAATCAAAAATGTGAAGTGGATTCATGAATTCGAAAAGACAATTCAGCTTTTTGCGTTCGAAGCAGATGCAATCTATTTAGGACACAATGAGCATATTAAAAGAGTAACTTCAGAGATGAATACACGTCAGGATCGAATGATTCAATGGTGCAAACAAAAATATCCTTTGCATCAATACGAGCGTGTGGCTAAAATTACCAGAGACTTACGACCGATAAAATCTGATGAAGAAATTGATTTGATTCGAAAAGCAATTTCGATAAGTGTCAAAGGATTCAAAGGACTTTTAAAAGCTGTGAAACCTGAAGTAAAAGAATACGAATTAGAAGCTGAACTGGCTTATCAATATATTAAAAATGGAGGAAATCGCCATGCATTCAAACCAATAATAGCTTCTGGTAAAAATGCCTGTGCCCTTCATTATAACACCAATGATTCTGTTTGCCGTGATGGCGAAATGATTTTGGTAGATTTTGGCGTTTGTTATGCCAATTATAATTCAGATACTACACGTTGTCTTCCGGTAAACGGAAAATTTTCAGCACGTCAGAAAGAAGTTTATGAGTCCGTTTTGTATTGTTTAAAAGAAGGCTCAAAGTTTCTGAAACCGGGAGTTTTGTCAAAAGATTACGAATTGCAAATGGCAAGTCTGATCGAAGCAGAATTGGTTAAGCTGAAATTGATTACATTAGAAGAAATTGCTTCGCAGGATCCTCAAAATCCGGCTTACAAAAAATATTTCATGCACGGAACAGCACATTTTTTAGGACTTGACGTTCATGATGTTGGACTGTATTCAAAACCTTTCGAAAAAGGAATGATCCTGACTTGCGAGCCCGGAATTTATATTCGGGAAGAAGGAATCGGCTGCCGATTAGAAAACGATTATTTACTGACAGAAGATGGAAATATTAATTTATCTGAAGAACTGCCAATTGAAATTACAGAAATAGAATCACTAATTAACACCAAATAA
- a CDS encoding DPP IV N-terminal domain-containing protein has product MIKKHFLLLLFICSGIFAQTGIDINELKWLPNSHSFWVNSDHNVLVYDVDKLNQSTTVLTDQQLKNAGFNGEVEDLVWNQNKTKVLVYTNSKTVWRAKTKGDYWFFDLATGKGRKLGGNLEESSLMFAKFSNDNENVAYVSKHNIYLENLISGKITPLTTDGTDKVINGTFDWVYEEELAARDGFRWSPDGKSIAFWRVDASETKFHLMINNTDALYPFVVPVEYPKAGEKPSSVKIGVIDLTSLKTNWLDIPGEPDNNYLARMEWVAKDAVMVIQLNRNQNQASIYNCNSQSGKANLIYQEKSPEWIDVFDASSGVYDGFPCQFVDSGKAFLWSSDADGWMHVYKISSDGKKKSLVTTGNFDAYYKAYNEKTKSIYYISSPNDATQRYLYETNLNSGKTKRITPEVFEGTNEYEFSTDGSYAKHTNSNINRDVNTRLVSLSDHKKILPKEADVFTKPERNFSLEKFKVTTVDGVEMDGIMAKPLDFDPTKKYPLFFYVYGEPMACVANDTPYFNGFIDLLIPKGYIGIAMDNRGTPSLKGTKWRKAIYKNIGIVNTRDQAMAAKEVLKWNFIDTDRVAVHGWSGGGAVTLNLMFQYPEIYKTGVAVSAVTDQHFYDNIYTERYMGLPSENEATYIKASPVTYAKNLKGNLLYIHGTGDDNVHYKNAEVLINELIKYDRMFNLMIYPNRSHSIYEGAGTRKHLADTFIKFIEEKCPPGAK; this is encoded by the coding sequence ATGATTAAAAAACACTTTTTATTACTACTTTTTATTTGCTCAGGTATTTTTGCTCAGACAGGCATTGATATTAACGAGCTAAAATGGTTACCCAATTCACATTCGTTCTGGGTAAATTCTGATCATAATGTTTTGGTTTATGATGTTGATAAATTAAATCAAAGTACTACTGTTTTAACAGATCAGCAATTAAAAAATGCAGGTTTCAACGGAGAAGTGGAAGATTTGGTCTGGAATCAAAATAAGACAAAAGTATTGGTTTATACCAATTCAAAAACAGTGTGGAGAGCTAAGACCAAAGGAGATTATTGGTTTTTTGATTTAGCAACCGGAAAAGGACGAAAGTTGGGAGGAAATTTAGAAGAATCGTCTTTGATGTTTGCTAAATTCTCGAATGATAATGAAAATGTGGCTTATGTTTCAAAACACAATATTTATTTGGAGAATCTGATTTCGGGCAAAATAACTCCTTTAACAACGGATGGAACAGATAAGGTAATTAACGGAACTTTTGATTGGGTTTATGAAGAAGAACTTGCGGCACGTGACGGATTTCGTTGGAGTCCTGACGGAAAAAGTATTGCTTTTTGGCGTGTTGATGCTTCAGAAACAAAATTCCACTTAATGATAAATAATACAGATGCTTTATATCCATTTGTAGTTCCTGTAGAATATCCAAAAGCGGGAGAAAAACCGTCGTCAGTAAAAATTGGAGTTATTGATCTTACTTCTTTAAAAACAAATTGGCTTGATATTCCAGGAGAACCTGATAATAATTATTTGGCTCGTATGGAGTGGGTAGCCAAAGATGCAGTTATGGTGATTCAGCTAAACAGAAATCAAAATCAGGCTTCGATCTATAATTGCAATTCACAATCTGGTAAAGCAAATTTAATCTATCAGGAAAAATCACCGGAGTGGATCGATGTTTTTGATGCTTCATCTGGAGTTTATGATGGTTTTCCGTGTCAATTTGTAGACAGCGGAAAAGCTTTTTTATGGAGTTCTGATGCAGATGGCTGGATGCATGTTTATAAAATCAGCAGCGACGGAAAGAAAAAATCATTAGTTACAACCGGAAATTTTGATGCTTATTATAAAGCTTATAATGAGAAGACAAAATCAATTTACTATATCTCAAGTCCTAATGATGCAACGCAAAGATATTTGTATGAAACGAATCTGAATTCGGGAAAAACAAAAAGAATTACTCCTGAAGTATTTGAAGGAACAAACGAATACGAATTCTCTACGGACGGATCGTATGCAAAACACACCAATTCTAATATCAATCGCGATGTAAATACTCGCTTAGTTTCGTTATCTGATCATAAAAAAATACTTCCAAAAGAAGCAGATGTTTTTACAAAACCAGAACGTAATTTTTCTTTAGAAAAGTTTAAAGTAACAACTGTTGATGGTGTTGAGATGGACGGAATTATGGCAAAACCATTAGATTTTGATCCGACAAAAAAATATCCTTTGTTCTTTTATGTTTATGGAGAGCCAATGGCTTGTGTAGCAAATGACACACCTTATTTTAATGGATTTATAGATTTGTTGATTCCAAAAGGATATATCGGAATTGCAATGGATAATAGAGGAACTCCATCCTTAAAAGGAACAAAATGGAGAAAGGCCATTTATAAAAACATCGGAATTGTTAATACCCGCGATCAAGCAATGGCAGCGAAAGAAGTTCTAAAATGGAACTTTATCGATACAGACAGAGTTGCTGTTCACGGATGGAGCGGCGGTGGAGCGGTGACTTTGAATCTAATGTTTCAATATCCGGAAATATACAAAACAGGTGTGGCTGTTTCTGCGGTTACAGATCAGCATTTTTATGATAATATCTATACAGAACGCTATATGGGATTACCAAGCGAAAATGAAGCAACTTATATTAAGGCTTCGCCGGTAACATATGCAAAGAACTTAAAAGGAAATTTGCTTTATATTCACGGAACTGGTGATGATAATGTGCACTATAAAAATGCAGAGGTTTTGATTAATGAATTGATTAAATATGATAGAATGTTTAATTTAATGATTTACCCAAATCGTTCCCATTCTATCTATGAAGGTGCAGGAACGAGAAAACATCTGGCAGATACTTTTATAAAATTTATAGAGGAAAAATGTCCTCCGGGAGCAAAATAA